One part of the Leclercia sp. LSNIH1 genome encodes these proteins:
- the murE gene encoding UDP-N-acetylmuramoyl-L-alanyl-D-glutamate--2,6-diaminopimelate ligase: MADRNLRDLLAPWVTGLPARELREMVLDSRVAASGDLFVAVVGHQADGRRYIPQAIAQGVAAIIAEAKDEATDGEIREIHGVPVIYLSQLNERLSALAGRFYNEPSDRLRLVGVTGTNGKTTTTQLMAQWAQLLGETSAVMGTVGNGLLGKVNPTENTTGSAVDVQHVLAGLAGQGATFAAMEVSSHGLVQHRVAALKFAASVFTNLSRDHLDYHGDMENYEAAKWQLYATHHCGQAIINADDEVGRRWLAKLPDAVAVSMADRINPNCHGRWLKATDVTYHDSGATIRFASSWGEGEIESRLMGAFNVSNLLLALATLLALGYPLAELLRTSARLQPVCGRMEVFTAPGKPTVVVDYAHTPDALEKALEAARLHCAGKLWCVFGCGGDRDKGKRPLMGAIAEQFADIAVVTDDNPRTEEPRAIINDILAGMLDAGRARVVEGRAEAVTNAIMQANENDVVLLAGKGHEDYQIVGTNRLDYSDRVTAARLLGVVA; encoded by the coding sequence GTGGCAGATCGTAATTTGCGCGACCTTCTTGCTCCGTGGGTAACAGGCTTACCTGCGAGAGAACTGCGAGAGATGGTACTCGACAGCCGTGTGGCTGCCTCGGGCGATCTTTTTGTGGCAGTCGTAGGTCATCAGGCGGACGGGCGTCGCTATATCCCGCAGGCGATAGCGCAAGGTGTTGCTGCCATTATTGCTGAGGCAAAAGATGAGGCCACTGACGGTGAAATCCGTGAAATTCACGGCGTGCCGGTCATCTATCTCAGCCAGCTGAATGAACGTCTCTCTGCGCTGGCGGGACGTTTTTATAACGAACCTTCTGACCGGTTGCGTCTGGTTGGCGTGACCGGCACTAACGGTAAAACCACCACCACGCAGCTGATGGCGCAGTGGGCGCAACTGCTGGGTGAAACCAGCGCGGTAATGGGTACCGTGGGCAATGGTCTGCTGGGCAAAGTGAACCCAACGGAAAATACCACCGGCTCTGCCGTTGACGTACAGCACGTGCTGGCCGGTCTGGCGGGGCAGGGTGCGACCTTTGCGGCGATGGAAGTCTCTTCTCACGGGCTGGTACAGCACCGTGTCGCGGCGCTGAAATTTGCCGCCTCTGTGTTCACTAACCTGAGCCGGGATCACCTCGACTACCATGGCGACATGGAGAACTACGAAGCGGCGAAATGGCAGCTCTATGCCACGCATCACTGCGGTCAGGCGATTATCAACGCCGATGACGAAGTGGGTCGCCGCTGGCTGGCTAAACTGCCGGATGCCGTTGCGGTCTCCATGGCCGATCGTATCAACCCGAACTGCCACGGCCGCTGGCTGAAGGCCACCGACGTGACCTATCACGATAGCGGCGCGACCATTCGCTTTGCCTCGAGCTGGGGCGAGGGCGAAATCGAAAGCCGTCTGATGGGGGCGTTCAACGTCAGCAATCTTCTGCTGGCCCTCGCGACCCTGCTGGCGCTCGGCTATCCACTGGCGGAACTGCTCCGTACCTCCGCGCGCCTGCAGCCGGTTTGTGGCCGCATGGAAGTCTTCACCGCCCCAGGCAAACCGACGGTGGTGGTGGATTATGCCCACACGCCGGATGCGCTGGAGAAAGCGCTGGAAGCCGCGCGCCTGCACTGCGCCGGTAAACTGTGGTGCGTCTTTGGCTGCGGCGGCGATCGTGATAAAGGCAAACGTCCGCTGATGGGTGCCATTGCTGAACAGTTCGCGGATATCGCGGTCGTGACCGATGACAACCCGCGCACCGAAGAGCCGCGCGCCATCATCAACGACATTCTGGCCGGTATGCTGGATGCGGGCCGTGCCCGTGTGGTGGAAGGCCGCGCAGAAGCGGTGACCAACGCCATCATGCAGGCTAACGAGAACGATGTGGTGCTGCTGGCCGGTAAAGGCCACGAAGATTATCAGATTGTCGGCACCAACCGTCTGGATTACTCCGACCGTGTAACCGCGGCGCGTCTGCTGGGAGTGGTGGCATGA
- the murF gene encoding UDP-N-acetylmuramoyl-tripeptide--D-alanyl-D-alanine ligase, with protein MISVTLSQLATILRADVSGDEMSFDAVTTDTRKITPGCLFVALKGERFDAHDFAEQAKAAGAGALLVSRKLDIDLPQAVVKDTRLAFGELAAWVRQQVPTRVVALTGSSGKTSVKEMTAAILTQCGNTLYTAGNLNNDIGVPMTLLRLTREHEFAVIELGANHQGEIAWTVSLTQPEAALVNNLAAAHLEGFGSLEGVAKAKGEIYTGLPANGIAIMNADNNDWLNWQSVIGDRKTWRFSPNAANSDFTANNIHVTSHGTEFTLQTPTGNVEVLLPLPGRHNIANALAASALAMAVGAPLSAIKSGLANLKAVPGRLFPIPLAENKLLLDDSYNANVGSMTAAVQVLSEMPGYRVMVVGDMAELGDESEACHQQVGEAAKASGIDRVLSAGHLSNFISQASGVGEHFADKAALIARLKALVAEQQIVTVLVKGSRSAAMEEVVHALQENRTC; from the coding sequence ATGATCAGCGTAACGCTAAGCCAGCTTGCGACGATCCTGCGCGCAGACGTCAGCGGCGATGAGATGAGTTTCGATGCGGTGACCACCGACACGCGTAAAATCACTCCCGGCTGCCTGTTTGTGGCGCTTAAGGGTGAGCGTTTCGATGCCCACGATTTCGCCGAACAGGCGAAAGCCGCCGGGGCAGGTGCGCTGCTGGTAAGCCGTAAACTGGATATCGACCTGCCGCAGGCGGTGGTAAAAGATACCCGTCTGGCGTTTGGTGAACTGGCGGCATGGGTTCGCCAGCAGGTTCCGACGCGCGTTGTGGCGCTGACCGGCTCCTCTGGTAAAACGTCCGTTAAAGAGATGACGGCCGCCATCCTCACCCAGTGTGGCAATACCCTCTATACCGCAGGCAATCTGAACAACGATATTGGCGTACCGATGACGCTGCTGCGTCTGACCCGCGAGCATGAGTTTGCGGTAATCGAACTCGGTGCCAATCACCAGGGTGAAATCGCCTGGACCGTTAGCCTGACGCAACCGGAAGCGGCGCTGGTGAATAACCTGGCGGCGGCGCACCTCGAAGGCTTCGGCTCGCTCGAAGGCGTGGCAAAAGCGAAGGGCGAGATCTACACCGGCCTGCCGGCCAACGGTATCGCCATTATGAATGCCGATAATAACGACTGGCTGAACTGGCAAAGTGTTATCGGGGATCGCAAAACCTGGCGCTTTTCGCCTAATGCCGCGAACAGCGACTTCACCGCCAACAACATTCACGTGACCTCTCACGGCACCGAATTTACGTTGCAGACCCCAACGGGGAATGTGGAGGTGCTGCTGCCTCTGCCGGGTCGCCACAACATCGCCAATGCCCTGGCGGCGAGTGCACTGGCGATGGCCGTCGGCGCGCCGCTGTCTGCTATCAAAAGCGGGCTGGCAAACCTGAAAGCCGTTCCCGGACGCCTGTTCCCGATCCCGCTGGCGGAAAACAAACTGCTGCTGGACGACTCCTACAACGCCAACGTCGGCTCCATGACTGCCGCCGTACAGGTGCTGTCTGAGATGCCTGGCTATCGCGTGATGGTGGTTGGCGATATGGCCGAGCTGGGCGATGAAAGCGAAGCCTGCCACCAGCAAGTGGGTGAGGCGGCAAAAGCCTCCGGTATCGATCGCGTGTTAAGCGCGGGACATCTCAGCAATTTTATCAGCCAGGCCAGCGGCGTCGGTGAGCATTTTGCCGATAAAGCGGCGTTGATCGCTCGCCTTAAGGCACTGGTTGCAGAACAACAAATTGTGACAGTTTTAGTGAAAGGTTCACGCAGTGCCGCCATGGAAGAGGTCGTGCACGCTTTACAGGAGAACAGGACATGTTAG
- the mraY gene encoding phospho-N-acetylmuramoyl-pentapeptide-transferase: MLVWLAEHLVKYYSGFNVFSYLTFRAIVSLLTALFISLWMGPRMIARLQKLSFGQVVRNDGPESHFSKRGTPTMGGIMILTAIVVSVLLWAYPSNPYVWCVLVVLVGYGIIGFVDDYRKVVRKDTKGLIARWKYFWMSVIALGVAFALYLAGKDTPATELVVPFFKDVMPQLGLFYILLSYFVIVGTGNAVNLTDGLDGLAIMPTVFVAAGFALVAWASGNMNFASYLHIPYLRHAGELVIVCTAIVGAGLGFLWFNTYPAQVFMGDVGSLALGGALGIIAVLLRQEFLLVIMGGVFVVETLSVILQVGSFKLRGQRIFRMAPIHHHYELKGWPEPRVIVRFWIISLMLVLIGLATLKVR, from the coding sequence ATGTTAGTTTGGCTGGCCGAGCATTTGGTCAAATATTATTCCGGCTTTAACGTCTTTTCCTATCTGACGTTTCGCGCCATCGTCAGCCTGCTGACTGCGCTGTTCATCTCATTGTGGATGGGTCCGCGCATGATTGCCCGTCTGCAAAAACTCTCTTTCGGCCAGGTCGTGCGTAACGACGGTCCGGAATCACACTTCAGTAAACGCGGTACGCCGACCATGGGCGGCATTATGATCCTCACCGCGATTGTGGTGTCGGTGCTGCTGTGGGCTTACCCGTCAAACCCGTACGTCTGGTGCGTGCTGGTGGTACTGGTGGGGTACGGGATTATCGGTTTTGTTGATGACTACCGCAAAGTGGTGCGTAAAGACACCAAAGGTCTGATCGCCCGCTGGAAATATTTCTGGATGTCGGTGATTGCACTGGGCGTGGCCTTCGCGCTCTATCTGGCAGGAAAAGACACCCCGGCCACCGAGCTGGTGGTGCCGTTCTTTAAAGATGTCATGCCGCAGCTGGGCCTGTTCTACATCCTCTTGTCCTACTTTGTGATTGTCGGTACCGGCAATGCCGTCAACCTGACCGACGGCCTGGATGGCCTGGCCATTATGCCAACCGTCTTTGTCGCAGCGGGCTTTGCTCTGGTGGCGTGGGCGAGCGGCAACATGAACTTCGCCAGCTATCTGCATATTCCTTATCTGCGTCACGCCGGTGAGCTGGTGATCGTCTGCACGGCGATTGTCGGCGCAGGTTTAGGCTTCCTGTGGTTCAACACCTACCCGGCGCAGGTCTTTATGGGGGACGTCGGTTCTCTGGCACTGGGCGGCGCGCTGGGCATTATCGCCGTGCTGCTGCGCCAGGAGTTCCTGCTGGTGATCATGGGCGGTGTGTTCGTGGTTGAAACCCTGTCGGTGATCCTGCAGGTAGGCTCCTTCAAGCTGCGCGGTCAGCGCATCTTCCGGATGGCACCTATCCATCACCACTATGAACTGAAAGGCTGGCCGGAACCGCGCGTCATCGTGCGCTTCTGGATTATTTCGCTGATGCTGGTGCTGATTGGCCTGGCAACGCTGAAGGTACGTTAA
- the murD gene encoding UDP-N-acetylmuramoyl-L-alanine--D-glutamate ligase has product MADYQGKKVVIIGLGLTGLSCVDFFLARGVTPRVMDTRVSPPGLDKLPEQVERHLGGLNDDWLLAADLIVASPGMALAHPSLSAAADAGVEIVGDIELFCREAQAPVIAITGSNGKSTVTTLVGEMAKAAGKNVGVGGNIGLPALMLLDKGCELYVLELSSFQLETTSSLHAAAATILNVTEDHMDRYPFGLQQYRAAKLRIYENAKVCVVNADDALTMPVRGADDRCISFGITMGDYHLNRQLGETWLRVKGEKVLNVKEMKLSGQHNYTNALAALALADAVGLPRSSSLQALTTFTGLAHRFQLALENNGVRWINDSKATNVGSTEAALNGLHVDGTLHLLLGGDGKSADFTSLKQYLSGDNIRLYCFGRDGRELAELRPEIAEQTETMEQAMRLIAPRVKPGDMVLLSPACASLDQFKNFEQRGDLFTRLAKELG; this is encoded by the coding sequence ATGGCAGATTACCAGGGTAAAAAAGTCGTTATCATCGGGTTAGGCTTAACCGGCCTCTCCTGCGTGGACTTTTTCCTCGCGCGGGGCGTGACGCCGCGTGTGATGGACACGCGTGTCTCTCCGCCTGGTCTGGATAAACTGCCGGAACAGGTTGAACGCCACCTTGGTGGTCTGAATGATGACTGGCTGCTGGCAGCCGATCTGATTGTGGCCAGCCCCGGTATGGCGCTGGCGCACCCTTCACTGAGCGCCGCGGCCGATGCGGGCGTTGAGATTGTCGGTGATATCGAGCTGTTCTGCCGTGAAGCGCAGGCGCCTGTTATCGCCATTACCGGCTCTAACGGAAAAAGCACCGTCACCACCCTGGTGGGTGAGATGGCGAAAGCGGCGGGCAAAAATGTCGGCGTTGGCGGCAACATTGGTTTGCCGGCGCTGATGCTGCTGGACAAAGGCTGCGAGCTGTACGTACTGGAACTCTCCAGCTTCCAGCTGGAGACCACCTCCAGCCTGCATGCAGCCGCGGCCACGATCCTGAACGTGACCGAAGATCATATGGACAGGTATCCGTTTGGTCTGCAGCAGTATCGCGCAGCCAAACTGCGTATTTACGAAAATGCGAAAGTCTGCGTCGTTAACGCCGATGATGCCCTGACCATGCCAGTACGCGGCGCTGATGACCGCTGCATCAGTTTTGGTATCACCATGGGTGATTATCATCTGAACCGGCAGTTGGGTGAAACCTGGCTGCGGGTGAAAGGTGAGAAAGTGCTGAACGTGAAGGAGATGAAGCTTTCCGGTCAGCATAACTACACCAATGCGCTGGCGGCGCTGGCGCTGGCGGATGCCGTCGGTCTTCCACGTTCCTCCAGCCTGCAGGCGTTAACCACCTTTACCGGACTGGCGCACCGTTTCCAGCTGGCGCTGGAGAATAACGGGGTACGCTGGATCAATGATTCCAAAGCCACCAACGTCGGCAGCACCGAAGCGGCGCTGAACGGCCTGCACGTCGACGGCACTCTGCATCTGCTGCTGGGTGGCGACGGTAAATCTGCCGATTTCACCTCCCTGAAGCAGTATCTCTCCGGCGATAACATCCGTCTCTACTGCTTTGGTCGTGACGGCAGGGAACTGGCTGAACTGCGTCCTGAGATTGCCGAGCAGACCGAAACCATGGAACAGGCAATGCGCCTGATTGCCCCTCGCGTGAAGCCGGGCGATATGGTGCTGCTCTCTCCGGCCTGCGCCAGCCTCGATCAGTTTAAGAATTTCGAACAGCGGGGCGATCTCTTTACCCGCCTGGCGAAGGAGTTAGGCTGA
- the ftsW gene encoding cell division protein FtsW, with protein MRFSLPRPKMPRLPGFGILVWISSALKGWVMGSRDKDSDSLVMYDRMLLWLTLGLAAIGFIMVTSASMPVGQRLANDPFLFAKRDGLYIILAFCLAMVTLRLPMAFWQRHSTAMLIASIVMLLIVLVVGSSVNGASRWIAFGPLRIQPAEFTKLSLFCYLANYLVRKVDEVRNNLRGFLKPMGVILVLAVLLLAQPDLGTVVVLFVTTLAMLFLAGAKLWQFIAIIGMGISAVVLLILAEPYRIRRVTSFWNPWEDPFGSGYQLTQSLMAFGRGEMWGQGLGNSVQKLEYLPEAHTDFIFSIIGEELGYIGVVLALLMVFFVAFRAMSIGRKALVIDHRFSGFLACSIGIWFSFQALVNVGAAAGMLPTKGLTLPLISYGGSSLLIMSTAIMFLLRIDYETRLENAQAFTRGSR; from the coding sequence ATGCGTTTCTCTCTCCCTCGCCCAAAAATGCCGCGCCTGCCAGGATTTGGCATCCTGGTCTGGATCTCGTCGGCATTAAAAGGCTGGGTCATGGGCTCCCGGGATAAAGACTCCGATAGCCTGGTGATGTACGACCGCATGCTGCTCTGGCTCACGCTGGGGCTGGCGGCGATTGGTTTTATTATGGTGACCTCGGCATCGATGCCTGTCGGGCAACGACTGGCGAACGATCCTTTCCTGTTTGCCAAGCGTGATGGGCTCTACATCATCCTGGCGTTCTGTCTGGCAATGGTGACGTTACGCCTGCCGATGGCGTTCTGGCAGCGCCACAGTACCGCCATGCTCATCGCCTCGATCGTGATGCTGCTGATCGTGCTGGTGGTCGGGAGCTCGGTGAACGGGGCATCGCGCTGGATTGCTTTTGGCCCGCTGCGTATTCAGCCGGCGGAATTTACCAAGCTGTCGCTCTTCTGCTATCTCGCCAACTACCTGGTGCGTAAGGTGGATGAGGTGCGTAACAACCTGCGCGGCTTCTTAAAACCGATGGGCGTAATTCTGGTGCTGGCGGTACTGCTGCTGGCCCAGCCGGACCTCGGTACCGTGGTGGTACTGTTCGTCACCACGCTGGCGATGCTGTTCCTGGCGGGGGCGAAACTGTGGCAGTTCATCGCCATCATCGGGATGGGGATCTCCGCGGTCGTGCTGCTGATCCTCGCCGAGCCGTATCGTATCCGCCGCGTGACCTCTTTCTGGAACCCCTGGGAAGATCCGTTCGGCAGCGGTTATCAGCTGACACAGTCGCTGATGGCGTTTGGCCGCGGTGAAATGTGGGGCCAGGGGCTGGGGAACTCGGTCCAGAAACTGGAATATTTACCCGAAGCGCATACCGACTTCATCTTCTCCATTATTGGGGAAGAACTGGGTTATATCGGTGTGGTATTAGCGCTATTAATGGTATTCTTCGTCGCTTTCCGTGCGATGTCGATTGGCCGAAAAGCGCTGGTTATCGATCACCGTTTTTCAGGCTTTTTAGCCTGCTCAATCGGGATCTGGTTTAGCTTCCAGGCGCTGGTTAACGTAGGTGCCGCAGCAGGTATGCTGCCAACCAAAGGTCTGACGTTGCCGTTAATCAGTTACGGTGGTTCGAGTCTGTTGATCATGTCGACCGCCATTATGTTCTTGTTACGCATAGATTATGAAACGCGTCTGGAAAATGCCCAGGCGTTTACACGAGGTTCACGATGA
- the murG gene encoding undecaprenyldiphospho-muramoylpentapeptide beta-N-acetylglucosaminyltransferase: MNQPKRLMVMAGGTGGHVFPGLAVAHHLMDQGWQVRWLGTADRMEADLVPKHGIEIDFIRISGLRGKGIKALLLAPVRIFNAWCQARAIMKRFKPDVVLGMGGYVSGPGGLAAWSLGIPVVLHEQNGIAGLTNKWLAKIASKVMQAFPGAFPKADVVGNPVRVDVLALPLPQERLVGREGPVRVLVVGGSQGARVLNQTLPQVAAKLGSAVTIWHQSGKGAQQTVEQAYAEAGQPQHKVTEFIDDMAAAYAWADVVVCRSGALTVSEIAAAGLPALFVPFQHKDRQQYWNALPLEKAGAAKIFEQPQFTADAVATTLAGWDRETLLAMAQHARAAAIPDATERVAKEVSLAAQA, translated from the coding sequence ATGAATCAACCGAAGCGGTTAATGGTGATGGCGGGCGGTACTGGCGGGCATGTGTTCCCCGGGCTCGCGGTTGCGCACCATTTAATGGATCAGGGCTGGCAGGTACGCTGGCTGGGAACCGCCGACCGCATGGAGGCCGATCTGGTGCCGAAGCACGGGATTGAGATCGACTTTATTCGTATTTCTGGCCTGCGCGGCAAGGGGATCAAAGCGTTGCTGCTGGCGCCGGTGCGTATTTTCAACGCCTGGTGTCAGGCGCGGGCGATCATGAAGCGTTTTAAGCCGGACGTGGTGCTGGGGATGGGCGGTTATGTCTCCGGCCCAGGCGGACTGGCGGCGTGGTCGCTCGGTATTCCGGTTGTGCTTCACGAGCAGAACGGTATCGCGGGCCTCACCAATAAATGGCTGGCGAAAATTGCCAGCAAAGTGATGCAGGCTTTTCCAGGGGCATTCCCGAAAGCCGACGTGGTAGGCAACCCGGTGCGTGTTGACGTGCTGGCCCTGCCGTTGCCGCAGGAGCGACTCGTTGGCCGTGAAGGGCCGGTGCGGGTGCTGGTCGTGGGCGGCTCACAGGGCGCGCGCGTGCTGAACCAGACCCTGCCGCAGGTGGCGGCGAAGCTCGGCAGCGCGGTGACCATCTGGCATCAAAGCGGAAAAGGCGCGCAGCAAACGGTAGAGCAAGCTTATGCCGAAGCCGGACAGCCGCAGCATAAAGTGACCGAATTTATCGACGACATGGCGGCGGCGTATGCCTGGGCCGATGTCGTGGTCTGCCGCTCCGGCGCGCTGACGGTGAGCGAGATCGCCGCCGCTGGCTTGCCGGCGCTGTTTGTGCCGTTCCAGCACAAAGACCGTCAGCAGTACTGGAATGCGCTGCCGCTTGAAAAAGCCGGTGCCGCGAAAATTTTTGAACAGCCGCAGTTTACCGCCGACGCGGTCGCCACCACCCTGGCGGGCTGGGACCGGGAGACATTGCTGGCGATGGCGCAGCACGCACGTGCCGCCGCGATCCCGGATGCAACGGAGCGGGTGGCGAAAGAAGTGAGCCTGGCAGCCCAGGCGTAA
- the murC gene encoding UDP-N-acetylmuramate--L-alanine ligase, which translates to MNTQQLAKLRSIVPEMRRVRHIHFVGIGGAGMGGIAEVLANEGYQISGSDLAPNPVTQQLASLGATIYFNHRPENVLDASVVVVSSAIPADNPEIVAAHEARIPVIRRAEMLAELMRFRHGIAIAGTHGKTTTTAMVSSIYAEAGLDPTFVNGGLVKAAGVHARLGHSRYLIAEADESDASFLHLQPMVAIVTNIEADHMDTYQGDFENLKQTFINFLHNLPFYGRAVMCVDDPVIRELLPRVGRQITTYGFSEDADVRIESFKQIGAQGHFTLARQDKELLHVTLNAPGRHNALNAAAAVAVATEEGIDDEAILRALESFQGTGRRFDFLGEFPLEGVNGKSGTAMLVDDYGHHPTEVDATIKAARAGWPDKNLVMLFQPHRYTRTRDLYDDFANVLSQVDTLLMLEVYSAGEAAIPGADSRSLCRTIRGRGKVDPILVSDHAQAAAMLAPVLTGNDLILVQGAGNIGKIARTLAEIKLKPQISEEEHHG; encoded by the coding sequence ATGAATACACAACAACTGGCGAAACTGCGTTCAATCGTGCCCGAGATGCGTCGCGTCCGGCACATTCACTTTGTTGGCATCGGCGGCGCCGGTATGGGCGGTATTGCCGAGGTGCTGGCGAATGAAGGCTACCAGATCAGCGGGTCCGATCTGGCGCCGAACCCTGTTACGCAACAGTTGGCGTCGCTGGGTGCGACCATCTATTTTAATCACCGTCCGGAAAATGTGCTGGATGCGAGCGTGGTCGTGGTCTCCAGCGCCATTCCCGCCGATAACCCGGAAATCGTTGCCGCACATGAAGCGCGTATCCCGGTGATCCGCCGCGCGGAGATGCTGGCCGAGCTGATGCGTTTTCGTCACGGTATTGCCATTGCCGGTACGCACGGTAAAACCACCACCACGGCGATGGTCTCCAGTATTTATGCCGAAGCGGGTCTCGATCCGACCTTCGTGAACGGCGGCCTGGTCAAAGCGGCGGGCGTGCATGCTCGCCTGGGGCACAGCCGTTATCTCATCGCGGAAGCGGATGAGAGTGACGCCTCGTTCCTGCATTTGCAGCCGATGGTGGCGATTGTGACCAACATCGAAGCCGACCATATGGATACCTACCAGGGCGACTTCGAAAATTTAAAGCAAACCTTTATAAACTTTTTGCACAACCTGCCGTTTTATGGACGTGCGGTCATGTGCGTTGACGATCCGGTGATCCGCGAGCTGCTGCCGCGTGTCGGACGTCAGATCACCACATACGGTTTCAGCGAAGATGCTGATGTCCGCATAGAGAGCTTCAAACAGATTGGTGCGCAGGGTCATTTCACCCTGGCACGTCAGGATAAAGAGCTGCTGCATGTGACGCTTAACGCGCCAGGACGTCATAACGCCCTTAACGCTGCGGCAGCCGTTGCGGTCGCCACAGAGGAAGGCATTGACGACGAGGCGATTCTGCGGGCCCTGGAAAGCTTCCAGGGAACCGGGCGCCGTTTTGATTTCCTCGGCGAGTTTCCGCTGGAGGGGGTTAACGGCAAAAGCGGCACCGCGATGCTGGTGGATGACTACGGACACCACCCGACAGAAGTGGATGCCACGATCAAAGCGGCGCGCGCGGGCTGGCCGGACAAAAATCTGGTTATGCTGTTCCAGCCACACCGTTACACCCGTACCCGTGACCTGTACGATGATTTCGCGAATGTGCTCTCGCAGGTTGATACGTTGCTGATGCTCGAAGTGTACTCAGCGGGTGAGGCGGCCATTCCGGGTGCCGACAGCCGTTCGCTGTGCCGTACCATTCGTGGGCGCGGCAAGGTCGACCCGATTCTGGTCTCCGATCATGCACAGGCGGCAGCCATGCTTGCCCCAGTGTTGACCGGCAATGATTTGATTCTGGTGCAGGGGGCAGGAAATATCGGCAAAATCGCCCGTACACTGGCCGAAATCAAACTTAAGCCGCAAATTTCGGAGGAAGAGCATCATGGCTGA
- a CDS encoding D-alanine--D-alanine ligase: MADKIAVLAGGTSAEREVSLNSGAAVLAGLREGDVDAHLVDPKEIDVTRLKEMGFDKVFIALHGRGGEDGTLQGLLDIIGLPYTGSGVMASAISMDKLRSKLLWQGAGLPVAPWVALTRREFEQGLDASVTERIAALGLPVIVKPSREGSSVGMSKVDEAGDISSALALAFQHDEEVLVEKWLSGPEFTVAMLGEEILPSIRIQPAGTFYDYEAKYLSDETQYFCPSGLDAGREALLSALVLKAWHVLGCRGWGRIDVMQDSDGQFYLLEANTSPGMTSHSLVPMAARQAGMSFSQLVVRILDQAG, encoded by the coding sequence ATGGCTGATAAGATTGCGGTCCTCGCTGGCGGCACCTCGGCTGAGCGCGAGGTCTCCCTGAACTCTGGCGCCGCGGTGTTGGCCGGGTTGCGGGAAGGCGACGTTGATGCGCACCTGGTCGATCCGAAAGAGATCGACGTGACGCGCCTGAAAGAGATGGGTTTTGACAAAGTGTTTATCGCGCTGCACGGTCGCGGCGGTGAAGACGGCACGTTGCAGGGCTTGCTGGATATCATTGGCCTGCCTTATACCGGCAGCGGCGTGATGGCGTCGGCCATCTCTATGGACAAACTGCGCAGCAAGCTGCTCTGGCAGGGCGCCGGGTTACCGGTTGCGCCTTGGGTGGCACTGACACGCCGTGAATTTGAGCAGGGCCTTGACGCCAGCGTCACTGAACGTATTGCAGCGCTGGGATTGCCAGTGATTGTGAAACCCAGCCGTGAAGGCTCAAGCGTAGGAATGTCTAAAGTAGACGAAGCAGGCGATATATCATCTGCATTAGCGCTGGCATTTCAACATGATGAAGAAGTTCTGGTTGAAAAATGGCTAAGCGGACCGGAATTTACCGTTGCGATGCTCGGGGAAGAAATTTTACCGTCAATTCGTATCCAACCTGCCGGAACCTTCTATGATTATGAGGCGAAGTATCTCTCTGATGAGACGCAATATTTCTGCCCAAGTGGTCTGGATGCCGGGCGTGAAGCATTATTAAGCGCTCTGGTGCTAAAAGCCTGGCATGTTCTTGGCTGCCGTGGTTGGGGAAGAATCGACGTCATGCAGGATAGCGACGGGCAATTTTATCTGCTGGAAGCCAATACCTCACCGGGTATGACCAGCCACAGTCTGGTGCCGATGGCGGCTCGCCAGGCGGGAATGAGCTTCTCGCAGCTGGTGGTCCGCATTCTGGATCAGGCGGGCTGA